Proteins encoded in a region of the Desulfovibrio sp. genome:
- a CDS encoding site-specific integrase, with translation MQTNQHQTQNQDCVRPIAVSNKSAWEDPKWILEETTPGQYPKTLDWAFEMPDGSLFTDISWGTLLESCRQVIWTFMNSCIGGRVSKANTTYAFYHSMTNFVRWMCSNDYIAFNELDDGAFRDFLDVARVDAYRRKNKRGPFNTLRNAVAFPIKLWQFHAVLETAGLPVPQCPPFQGRRANEVARETAERQDGTIPPIPDDVFRRAIELSLQATEEDIFAEAMQCAAAVFEHRGLSSKHYTKLKVVDESLPQDRIKAIIKINRVRDACVILIQALTGMRANEICAIKTSGIDPTTGLPDCIVVKPSLSGLDELFFIRSLLSKTLPTPAENDWLVGSRPVGSGPESLPIPVLAVCALERLYRPWREADGTNELVLAMGVDAVSGKPYSVPIMIYAVKDFFDTDDLLANHNPSTHQWRKTFAQYVIRSDSAMLPALKDHFKHLSIAMTEQGYVAADPELLQLLDDAAVQNTVAMIGSMMSGKSRHNGPLVDELQKTARRLGISLGNRSTEDRQADVEELVRSSSMRAWEVRFRGQPAGDCMFRPGTGKCTDGCPAKWMLRAPLWSAARPDLCWECKNLVVANNMHMAFWQDRLAKQTGAIEDAEAQGDIALAMLCRQRAAQCLAVLKKMEQSGDNGDVA, from the coding sequence ATGCAGACAAACCAGCACCAAACCCAAAACCAGGATTGTGTCCGGCCTATTGCCGTGAGCAATAAATCGGCCTGGGAAGACCCGAAGTGGATTCTCGAAGAGACGACTCCTGGTCAATACCCAAAGACGCTCGATTGGGCATTCGAAATGCCTGACGGCAGTCTATTTACCGATATTTCGTGGGGCACGTTGCTTGAGTCTTGCCGCCAAGTGATATGGACCTTTATGAACTCCTGTATTGGCGGCCGTGTGTCCAAGGCCAATACCACCTACGCATTTTATCATTCTATGACGAATTTCGTGAGGTGGATGTGCAGCAACGACTACATCGCGTTCAATGAACTGGACGACGGCGCCTTCAGGGACTTTCTCGATGTCGCCAGGGTAGACGCATATCGCCGCAAGAATAAGAGGGGACCATTCAATACCCTCCGCAATGCTGTCGCCTTTCCGATAAAACTCTGGCAATTCCACGCTGTCCTGGAAACGGCTGGGTTGCCTGTGCCGCAATGCCCGCCTTTCCAAGGAAGGCGGGCAAACGAGGTGGCACGAGAAACAGCCGAGCGGCAGGACGGCACCATTCCCCCAATTCCCGACGATGTTTTCCGCCGGGCCATCGAACTCTCCTTGCAGGCCACCGAAGAGGACATCTTCGCGGAAGCCATGCAGTGCGCCGCCGCTGTATTCGAACACAGGGGGCTATCGAGCAAACACTACACCAAGCTAAAAGTTGTCGATGAATCGCTTCCCCAAGATCGGATAAAGGCGATCATCAAAATTAACCGCGTCAGGGACGCCTGCGTCATCCTCATTCAAGCCCTTACGGGGATGCGGGCCAATGAGATCTGCGCAATCAAGACAAGTGGGATCGACCCCACCACAGGTTTGCCCGACTGCATTGTCGTAAAACCCTCGCTTAGTGGCCTCGACGAACTCTTTTTCATTCGCAGTCTGTTGTCGAAAACCTTACCCACCCCGGCTGAGAATGACTGGCTAGTCGGCTCCCGGCCCGTGGGTAGCGGCCCGGAATCATTGCCAATCCCCGTACTGGCAGTTTGTGCATTGGAACGGCTCTATCGGCCTTGGCGGGAAGCGGATGGCACAAATGAACTTGTGCTGGCAATGGGTGTCGACGCCGTTTCCGGCAAGCCTTACTCAGTCCCGATCATGATCTACGCCGTCAAAGACTTCTTCGACACGGACGATCTCTTGGCGAACCACAATCCTAGCACACACCAATGGCGCAAAACTTTCGCCCAGTACGTCATACGCTCGGACAGCGCCATGCTCCCCGCGCTTAAGGACCACTTCAAGCACCTCAGTATTGCGATGACGGAGCAAGGCTATGTCGCCGCGGATCCTGAATTGCTCCAGCTGCTCGACGATGCCGCTGTCCAGAACACCGTGGCCATGATCGGTTCGATGATGTCTGGGAAATCACGCCACAATGGGCCGCTGGTGGACGAGCTTCAAAAGACAGCGCGCAGGCTCGGCATATCCCTCGGTAACCGCTCGACCGAAGACAGGCAAGCCGACGTCGAGGAATTGGTGCGTTCTTCCAGCATGCGGGCGTGGGAGGTGCGGTTCAGGGGTCAGCCAGCCGGCGATTGCATGTTCAGGCCGGGCACCGGGAAATGCACGGACGGTTGTCCAGCCAAATGGATGCTGCGCGCCCCGCTTTGGTCGGCGGCACGGCCGGACCTCTGCTGGGAATGCAAGAACCTGGTCGTCGCCAACAATATGCACA
- a CDS encoding NADAR family protein, with amino-acid sequence MGEDINFYRANEKPYGGFSNLYRRPVEIESEVFPTVEHAYQSRKARKPAVRRWILAAPTPSLVASAAHGLLHWDIAPGWSRLRYPWMLKCLQAKFGQHGDLAALLMNTGTARLVESGTVDSEVNRRWGEINGVGRNLLGRMLMRVRADLGGPSYQDDELANLVAAGIPLLTAA; translated from the coding sequence GTGGGCGAGGACATCAACTTCTATCGGGCCAACGAGAAGCCCTACGGGGGCTTCAGCAACCTCTATCGCAGGCCGGTGGAGATCGAGAGCGAGGTGTTCCCGACAGTCGAGCATGCCTACCAGTCTCGGAAAGCCCGCAAGCCGGCGGTGCGGCGGTGGATACTGGCGGCGCCGACGCCGTCCCTGGTGGCATCGGCCGCGCATGGTCTTCTGCACTGGGACATTGCGCCCGGCTGGTCGCGCCTGCGCTATCCCTGGATGCTGAAGTGCCTGCAGGCGAAATTCGGCCAGCATGGCGACTTGGCCGCGCTGCTCATGAACACGGGCACCGCTCGCCTGGTCGAAAGCGGCACGGTCGACAGCGAGGTCAACCGTCGCTGGGGGGAGATCAACGGTGTCGGCCGGAACCTGCTCGGCCGCATGCTGATGCGGGTCCGCGCCGATCTCGGCGGTCCAAGCTATCAGGATGATGAACTTGCCAACTTGGTCGCGGCGGGGATCCCTCTGCTCACGGCGGCCTAA
- a CDS encoding tyrosine-type recombinase/integrase, translating into MTDAEWTAIREHALPEGFRYVVDDAEEVVEPILLYLFDKCVGNAKIQSVGNTQLTYCKDLYEWFSYMAVAGLRWDTVSTEDVETYRDRLLGFGRSIATVRKRLIVILDFYKWAEKAGLSICQVDEREVRKIPRENSRDMLAHTNPGERHAESSRLLPKDQQTDNVDALSVDDIRVVSEHLGPSPGSLGDPRPSRDRIIMHLALATGMRVHECVALTLRQAQGLIPNATYGNSPLRITVTKGLNPRTVMIPPQVRADILTYIDTERAMAIRGTGSKTTALFVNAANGNRNRGGPVTAHTVERNFHKAVLAAGLTRIGVVAGPNGAEYLEVAKYSFHDLRHTFAVAYYQELVRQGRSEPWVTLKNLLGHKHLSTTINTYLRSVSSREAEMTDAITNFMRAIWNGQTT; encoded by the coding sequence ATGACCGACGCCGAATGGACTGCGATCCGTGAACATGCCCTGCCAGAGGGGTTCCGCTATGTCGTTGACGATGCGGAGGAGGTCGTCGAGCCGATCCTACTCTATTTGTTCGATAAATGTGTGGGCAACGCCAAAATCCAGTCAGTCGGGAACACCCAGCTGACGTACTGCAAAGACCTGTACGAGTGGTTCTCCTATATGGCCGTCGCCGGCCTGCGCTGGGATACCGTATCAACCGAAGATGTGGAAACGTATCGAGATCGGTTGCTGGGGTTCGGGCGGTCTATCGCAACGGTCAGAAAGCGGCTGATCGTGATCCTCGACTTCTACAAATGGGCGGAAAAGGCAGGTCTCTCTATCTGCCAAGTCGACGAACGCGAGGTCCGAAAGATTCCTCGGGAGAATTCTCGGGACATGCTCGCGCACACGAATCCGGGTGAGCGCCATGCCGAATCGAGCAGGTTGCTGCCCAAGGATCAGCAGACAGACAACGTTGACGCTCTCAGCGTTGACGACATCCGGGTTGTGTCGGAGCATCTCGGGCCCAGCCCCGGGTCGCTTGGCGATCCCAGGCCGTCGCGGGACCGCATCATCATGCACCTCGCATTGGCCACCGGAATGCGCGTCCACGAATGTGTCGCTCTAACCTTGCGTCAAGCACAGGGGCTGATCCCGAATGCGACCTACGGCAACAGTCCTCTCCGGATCACGGTCACCAAAGGCCTGAATCCGCGGACCGTGATGATCCCGCCGCAGGTGCGTGCCGACATCCTGACCTATATCGACACCGAACGGGCCATGGCGATCCGGGGCACCGGCTCGAAGACCACCGCCCTCTTTGTCAACGCGGCAAACGGGAACCGCAACCGCGGAGGCCCTGTCACCGCCCACACGGTGGAGCGCAATTTCCACAAGGCCGTGTTGGCGGCGGGGCTGACCAGAATTGGCGTCGTCGCTGGCCCCAACGGCGCTGAGTATCTGGAAGTGGCAAAATATTCCTTCCACGATCTCAGACATACCTTTGCGGTGGCGTATTACCAGGAGCTCGTCCGGCAGGGGCGCAGCGAGCCCTGGGTAACGCTGAAAAATCTCCTCGGTCATAAACACCTCTCAACGACGATCAACACCTACCTGCGCAGCGTCTCATCTCGCGAAGCCGAAATGACGGATGCGATCACCAATTTCATGAGAGCTATCTGGAATGGCCAGACGACTTGA
- a CDS encoding phage integrase SAM-like domain-containing protein: MARRLDRAKLLGAPTAQTHDRGSRAGGVVPIPTPRMEGGVEVEHRADDGPGRITITLPFRPNMKKPISMNPGEHWLAASLLAEPFARAFFAHYRTKRPATVQSALSRVNTFCQFLAEKGRCDATLADIDGDLVREFVKWMDATGMSESAKSGAFGVLKKVVGRLSHLPEYRAFLPARIDFPEGLWPGRHRRVVSREGLPITTLAAIEVACLREMREVLQRLDKGDALLASGRAAIAEGVDITSGRLDVLLAFIEDEYSGVISIGAEKKAQDRTLRYVIFKNGGLLRVNDWLAASSRDLVPFALMLAIRTAFNPETILGMELSALRENPLASGSADLHGIDARQKIVGKKNRAGRDQVRTYPCDDENIDNPVTIFRNTETITRRVRRFAGPLSTKLFIFRGIGAGKEVQANHFLIGVFNKKLREFAAAHGLPEFTLSQVRPTISELVDLISGGDIKAQQTILNHGSVDMTDGHYVSTAVRRRRMERLSEIVNRRGRWIASDGRADSRQPFPRGTGRAATGGFECFDPYDSPIPGQTQGKICSAWGECVTCPLASVDSQSPHALAHLVRLTSAIDAAKGDMSPQRWLSEWGPALEMLHERWLPSFRDPAVFAAAETIRLPPLLAIE; this comes from the coding sequence ATGGCCAGACGACTTGATCGCGCCAAACTGCTTGGCGCTCCCACGGCCCAGACACATGACCGCGGCAGCCGTGCCGGCGGAGTGGTCCCCATTCCCACGCCGCGCATGGAAGGCGGCGTTGAGGTGGAACATCGGGCGGACGACGGGCCGGGGCGGATCACGATCACCCTCCCGTTCAGGCCGAATATGAAAAAACCGATCAGCATGAACCCTGGCGAGCACTGGCTCGCGGCGTCTCTGTTGGCGGAACCGTTCGCCAGAGCCTTCTTCGCGCACTACAGAACTAAACGGCCCGCGACGGTCCAATCGGCTCTCTCCCGCGTCAACACCTTCTGCCAGTTCCTCGCCGAGAAGGGGCGTTGCGACGCGACCTTGGCAGACATCGATGGGGACTTGGTCCGTGAGTTCGTGAAGTGGATGGACGCGACGGGTATGAGCGAGAGCGCCAAGAGCGGCGCATTCGGCGTCCTGAAGAAAGTCGTCGGTAGGTTATCACACTTGCCCGAATACAGGGCTTTCCTGCCGGCGCGGATCGATTTCCCAGAGGGCCTTTGGCCAGGCCGCCATCGTCGTGTCGTCTCGCGTGAGGGGCTGCCAATAACGACCCTTGCGGCGATTGAAGTGGCCTGCCTGCGGGAGATGCGCGAAGTCTTGCAGCGTCTCGACAAGGGTGATGCGTTGCTGGCCTCCGGCCGGGCAGCCATCGCGGAAGGCGTCGACATCACATCTGGTCGTCTTGATGTCTTGTTGGCCTTCATTGAAGACGAATATAGCGGTGTGATCAGCATTGGTGCGGAGAAGAAGGCCCAGGACCGCACCTTGCGGTATGTAATATTCAAGAATGGCGGATTGCTGCGAGTAAACGATTGGCTGGCCGCATCGAGCCGTGACTTGGTGCCGTTCGCTCTGATGCTGGCCATCAGGACCGCCTTCAATCCCGAGACAATTCTCGGCATGGAATTGTCGGCGTTACGTGAAAATCCGTTAGCCTCCGGATCTGCCGACCTGCATGGAATCGATGCCAGGCAAAAGATCGTCGGAAAGAAGAATCGAGCCGGGCGCGATCAAGTGCGTACCTACCCTTGCGACGATGAGAACATCGACAACCCCGTGACGATCTTCCGCAACACCGAGACGATCACCCGAAGAGTGAGGCGTTTCGCCGGTCCCCTCTCGACCAAATTGTTCATTTTCAGGGGGATCGGTGCCGGCAAGGAGGTTCAAGCCAACCACTTCCTGATCGGCGTGTTCAACAAGAAACTGAGAGAGTTTGCAGCCGCGCATGGGCTTCCCGAATTTACTTTGTCCCAGGTAAGGCCAACCATTTCTGAGTTGGTCGATCTCATCAGTGGCGGCGACATTAAGGCCCAGCAAACCATCCTGAACCACGGCTCAGTCGATATGACCGACGGTCATTATGTCTCGACCGCGGTCCGCAGGCGCCGAATGGAGAGGTTGAGTGAAATTGTCAATCGACGGGGGCGATGGATTGCGTCAGATGGACGGGCGGATAGCCGGCAGCCCTTCCCGCGGGGGACAGGGAGAGCGGCGACCGGCGGTTTCGAATGCTTCGACCCTTACGATTCGCCAATTCCAGGTCAAACCCAAGGGAAGATTTGCTCCGCCTGGGGCGAATGCGTGACGTGTCCGCTCGCATCGGTCGATTCCCAATCGCCCCACGCTCTGGCGCACCTCGTCCGCCTCACATCGGCCATCGACGCGGCGAAGGGCGATATGTCTCCGCAGCGGTGGCTCAGCGAGTGGGGTCCAGCCTTGGAGATGCTTCACGAACGCTGGCTGCCGTCATTCCGCGATCCTGCCGTCTTCGCAGCCGCCGAGACGATTCGTCTCCCTCCGCTCTTGGCCATCGAGTAA